One region of Eremothecium gossypii ATCC 10895 chromosome II, complete sequence genomic DNA includes:
- the FMP25 gene encoding Fmp25p (Syntenic homolog of Saccharomyces cerevisiae YLR077W (FMP25)) has protein sequence MLQRNVPLGLRVARRSLWKQGALRKGQRFDEAEMMAEQLNHGTYKAKRSKLDYQWSDKSPRQLEQEYADKVEKMQKLMAVFQGLAVVVGIGVAGTVYLQWPQIKGWILARDRRVDDNTLERLKEIKRKKELRGIPEIPVTAPQPGEPGLYYWGARLGEDAGSTRFPLRVPGFEGERLRDVALAEEGCNLAIDRRGDLYAWTTRSRELLLPGQDLCQVQISNGVAYGLRGNGDLLVIPYTDRARLAEHASWRRSLLMPWSRYCVYDWKVDSGLLARGEKRVVKFATGKRHLVAVTDRGHVYTCATGLENDAGATSCGQFGVPEYSKFDGAPPVNQLLEVELLNKTIAPDGQLVERTITHIACGNYHTLAIDSKGELYAFGANTYGQLGLPVTYDLETVPFPRRIANFGAHFMSGAALRCVDIHCCGETSFVSVVPQTGGADMPQQLTYFSFGNGIWGQLGNGRFKHSQNEATKLKAVNGIYDHPERDVKRRVKIATWACGDHHVLCSLDNGDVLAWGYNDRGQLGNGRGVKWAQPQNVPALLAPGVNYARDPEGTLFAPNNRMQLLPDQRLAAGPAASCIYWQA, from the coding sequence ATGTTGCAAAGAAACGTGCCGCTTGGGCTGCGAGTGGCGAGGCGCTCGCTATGGAAGCAAGGGGCGTTGCGCAAGGGGCAGCGTTTTGATGAGGCCGAGATGATGGCAGAGCAGCTGAACCATGGCACATACAAGGCCAAGCGCAGCAAGCTGGACTACCAGTGGAGTGACAAATCGCCGCGCCAACTGGAGCAGGAGTATGCGGACAAGGTGGAGAAGATGCAGAAGCTGATGGCGGTGTTCCAGGGCCTGGCGGTGGTCGTCGGGATCGGAGTAGCAGGCACGGTGTATCTTCAATGGCCGCAGATCAAGGGCTGGATTCTAGCGCGCGACCGGCGGGTGGACGAcaacacgcttgagcggCTGAAGGAGATCAAGCGCAAGAAGGAGCTGCGCGGGATCCCCGAGATCCCGGTGACGGCGCCGCAGCCAGGAGAGCCCGGGCTCTACTACTGGGGCGCGCGGCTGGGCGAGGACGCTGGCTCCACGCGGTTCCCGTTGCGGGTGCCGGGGTTTGAGGGCGAGCGGCTGCGGGATGTGGCGCTGGCAGAGGAGGGTTGCAACTTGGCAATCGACCGCCGCGGCGACTTGTATGCGTGGACTACGCGTTCGCGCGAGCTTCTGCTGCCGGGTCAGGACCTTTGCCAGGTGCAGATATCCAACGGTGTTGCCTACGGCCTGCGCGGCAACGGCGACCTGCTAGTGATCCCATACACGGACCGCGCCCGGCTGGCGGAGCATGCCAGCTGGCGCCGTTCGCTGTTGATGCCCTGGAGCCGCTACTGTGTGTACGACTGGAAGGTGGACAGCGGCTTGCTGGCCCGCGGCGAGAAACGGGTAGTCAAGTTTGCGACGGGCAAGCGGCACCTGGTGGCCGTGACCGACCGCGGCCACGTCTATACCTGCGCGACGGGGCTGGAAAACGACGCGGGAGCCACCTCGTGCGGCCAATTCGGAGTGCCAGAGTACTCCAAGTTTGACGGCGCCCCGCCGGTCAACCAATTACTGGAGGTCGAACTTCTGAACAAGACCATTGCCCCCGATGGGCAGCTGGTCGAGCGCACCATCACCCACATCGCCTGCGGCAACTACCATACGCTGGCTATTGACAGTAAAGGCGAGCTGTACGCCTTCGGCGCCAACACGTACGGCCAGTTGGGGCTACCTGTCACGTACGACCTCGAGACCGTGCCGTTCCCGCGCCGCATCGCCAACTTCGGCGCGCACTTCATGTCCGGCGCTGCGCTGCGCTGCGTCGACATACACTGCTGTGGCGAGACGTCGTTCGTCAGCGTCGTGCCCCAGACCGGGGGCGCAGACATGCCCCAGCAGCTGACGTACTTCTCCTTCGGCAACGGTATCTGGGGCCAGCTGGGCAATGGCCGCTTTAAGCACTCGCAGAACGAAGCCACTAAGCTCAAGGCCGTGAACGGCATCTACGACCACCCCGAGCGCGACGTCAAGCGCCGCGTCAAGATCGCTACGTGGGCGTGCGGCGACCACCACGTCCTCTGCTCACTGGACAACGGCGACGTCCTGGCATGGGGCTATAACGACCGCGGCCAGCTCGGCAACGGCCGAGGCGTCAAGTGGGCCCAGCCGCAGAACGTCCCCGCGCTGCTCGCCCCCGGCGTCAACTACGCGCGCGACCCGGAGGGCACCCTGTTTGCGCCCAACAACCGCATGCAGCTCCTACCGGACCAGCGCCTGGCTGCGGGCCCCGCCGCCTCATGTATATACTGGCAGGCATAG
- the BOS1 gene encoding Bos1p (Syntenic homolog of Saccharomyces cerevisiae YLR078C (BOS1); 1-intron), giving the protein MNALYNHAVKQKKLLEQELNRFELGVAAPVGLQGSISTALVGLERTIEQYQAQVAQTGSGAEAGKHAQRVGELTECAASARRRFEGLRAASMQPVAFQSGAAAPEGAVSQRAAGARTTINSAGGLPLYEGLRREQNMLARGNARLDSILQMGQESLEDMVEQHRILQRVAERMQGSLRTLGVSDATIERIGRRVKKDKAIFWSSLTLLVVGVYYVLRIFG; this is encoded by the exons ATG AATGCGTTGTACAACCACGCGGTGAAGCAGAAAAAGTtgctggagcaggagctgaATCGATTTGAGCTCGGGGTGGCGGCGCCGGTGGGGCTGCAGGGTTCCATATCGACGGCACTGGTGGGACTGGAGCGCACAATTGAGCAGTATCAGGCGCAGGTGGCGCAAAcgggcagcggcgcggAGGCCGGCAAGCATGCGCAGCGCGTGGGCGAGCTGACGGAGTGCGCagcgagcgcgcggcggcggttCGAGGGGCTGCGGGCCGCGAGCATGCAGCCGGTGGCGTTCCAGAGCggggcggcagcgccggagggcgcggtgagccagcgggcggcgggggcGCGCACGACGATCAAcagcgcgggcgggctGCCGTTGTACGAGGGGCTGCGCCGCGAGCAGAACATGCTGGCGCGCGGCAACGCGCGCCTGGACAGCATTCTGCAGATGGGGCAGGAGTCGCTGGAGGACATGGTCGAGCAGCACCGGATCCTGCAGCGGGTGGCGGAGCGGATGCAGGGCTCGCTGCGCACGCTCGGGGTGTCGGATGCGACAATCGAGCGCATCGGGCGGCGCGTGAAGAAGGACAAGGCGATCTTCTGGAGTTCGCTGACCCTGCTGGTGGTGGGTGTGTATTATGTACTGCGAATCTTCGGCTAG
- the SIC1 gene encoding cyclin-dependent protein serine/threonine kinase inhibiting protein SIC1 (Syntenic homolog of Saccharomyces cerevisiae YLR079W (SIC1)), with translation MTPATPPRSRSRRADQDEMATPRRAVTGGGLLTPGTVGCKGEAGVARPRTPEGEVRSPEQTPRRAGRRAGALDELGTTARVLFPAAREGGAPGRQGARRGDARPARRKAARQEPGTPSSRIVTFELAEAWHNQSGCGSSDDEGEEDVRPLRLENPFLARGVAGADERRERARQLEAADPSIGHAVTLVDKRGRPVHQRELTPEEQELFKPRMLFARELEDGRPGDGM, from the coding sequence ATGACGCCGGCTACGCCTCCACGGTCTCGGAGCAGGCGAGCAGATCAGGACGAGATGGCgacgccgcggcgcgcggtGACCGGCGGGGGGCTGTTGACGCCGGGAACGGTGGGTTGCAAGGGAGAGGCGGGGGTGGCGCGGCCACGGACGCCGGAGGGCGAAGTGCGGTCGCCGGAGCAGAcgccgcggcgggcgggacggcgcgcgggcgcgctggacgagctgggGACGACGGCGCGGGTGCTGTTTCCTGCTGCGCGCGAGGGTGGCGCGCCCGGGCGGCAgggggcgcggcgggggGATGCGCGGCCCGCTCGGCGAAAGGCGGCACGCCAGGAGCCCGGAACGCCGAGCAGCCGGATCGTGACGTTCGAACTGGCGGAGGCTTGGCATAACCAGTCGGGGTGTGGGTCGTCAGACGACGAGGGCGAGGAGGACGtgcggccgctgcggcTGGAGAATCCGTTTTtggcgcgcggcgtggCGGGCGCAGACGAGCGGCGCGAGCGGGCACGGCAACTCGAGGCGGCCGACCCGAGCATCGGCCATGCAGTGACGCTCGTGGATAAGCGCGGGCGCCCGGTGCACCAGCGGGAGCTCACGCCGGAAGAGCAGGAGCTGTTCAAGCCGCGCATGTTGTTTGCCcgcgagctggaggacGGGCGGCCTGGCGATGGCATGTGA
- the RGD2 gene encoding GTPase-activating protein RGD2 (Syntenic homolog of Saccharomyces cerevisiae YFL047W (RGD2)), translating into MGAFVESFWGDDIAAGAEALFGQLRRGCEQNGLFIQLFASRMQFEVAHGRQLCGIETGVDSFDATETTAGAALRELLDQTAQEGAQHLAIAANIESTVLSPFSRWCEGHQERVEESEKAVRRQLTSLGRARRQVEKLEQTYFNKCRAYEDYKREQLTEEELAAALEALQLQRERESQAARDREFQEFGSFGPARLDYRSARELVHALLTRLEKHEYRVPLINYVFQGTNNGSEIARFLFEYMSLDDLDEAEAAGQDLLNKGFLKYCNGVGGGFVNSKKFQYQWKAYAYEFARVANQAQNSEEASQQGDAESDLASVRSSTDTNRFSLFVQDFASRITSADSAAASVHSRDSEPPSPATPQLTEQQKMLSKLATEVEKADANYRRECSKLDMLRCSTEELMMEHYDALEQSERERLEMLKNVTLDFCATIGNKIATMKIAIERMISCENAMDPAADLLALVERHRTGAFQPKVVPYNNYYNPGGFQIFGIDLETRCRLDKKVVPVLVSSILSYMDQLYPDMPDDHARATVWTAPVRLQYVHHLRKLINEKPGSAEEDIFRIFGEANAEPAHVASVLKLYLLELPVPLISNDIYDVMRGLYTEFPPGSDADEDQRLVNSQRVQGLTSTLGTLSKPRVATLDVLTNHFYRLIKIIRMSESQESKDLADHLVAEIAKEFAPCIIKACFPIGPELGRQIFSDLLMYKKQVFRDLKRQGSRRKTSGTATEESRPE; encoded by the coding sequence ATGGGGGCATTCGTAGAGAGTTTCTGGGGCGATGATATAGCAGCTGGTGCGGAGGCGCTCTTTGGACAGCTGCGGCGGGGGTGCGAGCAGAACGGGCTGTTTATCCAGCTGTTTGCGTCGCGGATGCAGTTCGAGGTGGCGCATGGACGGCAGCTGTGCGGGATTGAGACAGGCGTGGACTCATTTGATGCGACGGAGACGACGGCTGGAGCGGCGCTGCGGGAATTGTTGGATCAAACGGCTCAGGAGGGGGCACAGCACCTTGCCATCGCGGCGAACATCGAAAGCACCGTGCTATCGCCTTTCAGCCGCTGGTGCGAGGGGCATCAGGAGAGGGTCGAAGAGAGCGAGAAGGCCGTGCGGCGGCAGCTGACAAGCCtggggcgggcgcggcggcaggtGGAAAAGCTGGAACAGACGTATTTCAACAAATGCCGGGCTTACGAAGACTACAAGCGTGAGCAGCTCACCGAGGAGGAGCTTGCTGCCGCGCTAGAAGCTCTACAGTTGCAGCGGGAGCGAGAGAGCCAGGCTGCGCGGGATCGCGAGTTCCAAGAATTCGGCAGCTTTGGTCCGGCGCGGCTAGACTATCGGTCTGCGCGAGAACTGGTGCACGCGCTGTTGACCCGCTTGGAGAAGCACGAATACCGCGTACCACTGATAAACTACGTGTTCCAGGGTACGAACAATGGCAGTGAGATTGCGCGCTTCCTGTTTGAGTACATGTCGCTCGACGACCTTGACGAGGCGGAAGCGGCAGGCCAGGATTTGCTCAACAAGGGGTTTTTGAAGTATTGCAACGGCGTAGGCGGGGGCTTCGTTAACTCGAAGAAGTTCCAGTACCAGTGGAAGGCCTATGCATACGAGTTTGCGCGGGTTGCTAACCAGGCACAGAACTCGGAGGAGGCTTCTCAACAGGGGGACGCGGAGTCTGACCTTGCCAGCGTTCGTAGCTCCACGGACACGAATCGATTCAGCCTGTTCGTGCAGGATTTTGCGTCGAGAATCACCAGCGCCGACTCTGCTGCGGCCTCCGTGCACAGCCGGGACTCAGAACCGCCTTCACCTGCTACTCCCCAGCTGACCGAGCAGCAAAAGATGCTCTCGAAGCTGGCAACGGAGGTAGAGAAGGCAGATGCGAACTACCGCCGAGAATGTTCAAAGCTGGATATGCTCCGCTGTAGCACCGAAGAGTTGATGATGGAGCATTATGATGCCTTGGAGCAGTCTGAACGTGAGCGTCTTGAGATGCTCAAAAATGTGACACTAGACTTTTGCGCGACCATCGGGAACAAGATTGCAACAATGAAGATTGCTATTGAGCGGATGATCAGCTGCGAGAATGCCATGGATCCTGCAGCGGACCTGCTCGCACTGGTAGAGCGGCACCGGACCGGAGCGTTCCAACCGAAGGTTGTGCCATACAACAACTACTACAACCCGGGAGGGTTCCAGATTTTTGGGATAGATCTGGAAACCCGCTGCAGGCTGGACAAGAAGGTGGTGCCGGTGCTGGTCTCGAGTATTCTCTCGTATATGGATCAGCTCTATCCAGATATGCCGGACGACCACGCGCGCGCCACTGTATGGACGGCGCCCGTCCGTCTACAATATGTCCACCATTTGCGGAAATTGATCAACGAAAAGCCGGGCAGCGCCGAAGAGGATATCTTCCGCATATTTGGCGAGGCGAATGCCGAGCCCGCGCATGTGGCGAGCGTCCTAAAGCTGTACTTGCTCGAGCTTCCTGTACCGCTCATCTCTAACGATATCTACGACGTCATGCGCGGACTCTACACCGAGTTCCCGCCGGGCAGCGATGCGGACGAGGACCAGCGCCTGGTAAACTCCCAGCGCGTGCAGGGCCTCACCAGCACGCTAGGCACGCTCTCGAAGCCTCGCGTGGCAACGCTTGACGTGCTCACAAACCACTTTTACCGCCTCATCAAGATCATACGAATGAGCGAATCGCAAGAGTCCAAGGACCTTGCAGATCACCTCGTTGCAGAAATCGCAAAGGAGTTCGCGCCCTGCATAATCAAGGCCTGCTTTCCTATCGGTCCGGAACTCGGCCGCCAGATCTTCTCGGACCTGCTCATGTACAAGAAGCAGGTCTTCCGCGACCTCAAGCGCCAGGGCTCGCGGCGTAAGACCAGCGGCACCGCGACTGAGGAGTCTCGTCCCGAGTAG
- a CDS encoding SelT/SelW/SelH family protein (NOHBY218; No homolog in Saccharomyces cerevisiae; Syntenic homolog of Kluyveromyces lactis KLLA0D05841g; Newly annotated start codon), producing MPYPKVAIVFCTGCRWGLRASWYAQELLQTFGDSLAEIALVPGPSGQFQVLCYASQEQEATDSGNTIWDRRRDNGFPDSKYLKQAVKATLFADSGPALGAHIARAAPAALLKAPAEPLQHCDDCVGDT from the coding sequence ATGCCCTACCCGAAGGTCGCAATCGTCTTCTGCACCGGCTGCCGCTGGGGCTTGCGCGCAAGCTGGTATGCTCAGGAGTTGCTACAGACTTTCGGCGACTCCCTAGCCGAGATTGCCCTCGTACCGGGTCCGTCCGGTCAATTCCAGGTCCTCTGTTACGCAAGCCAAGAACAAGAGGCCACGGACAGCGGCAACACCATCTGGGATCGGCGCCGCGACAATGGTTTTCCTGATAGTAAATATCTGAAGCAGGCTGTCAAAGCCACTCTTTTTGCAGACAGCGGACCCGCCCTGGGCGCCCACATAGCAAGGGCTGCTCCGGCCGCCCTGCTCAAAGCCCCCGCCGAGCCATTGCAGCATTGCGATGATTGCGTCGGGGATACATAA
- a CDS encoding ABR243Wp (Syntenic homolog of Saccharomyces cerevisiae YFL048C (EMP47) and YLR080W (EMP46)) has protein sequence MPMTQAFSPAALTVPYHQLLAVNSNGMKLSKIAKLAVCFAATGAAAHAVSGDDGASAHNKEFSMPELVRQTKLPPHWLLTGDAAFEEGRIVLTPREKSKGGVWHKKSYEVAGDFTVEWTLRARGHNDKSAGGLAFWLLTENTGKDTGLYYGPSRFDGLQVLVDSNGPLREALTARLSDGSKPLTREDVHESTFGSCIVPYQDSDVPTTVRLSYDSARTLLKVQIDHNVCLQTRQVQLPQGNYQIGITADNSVTPEVFELLKFDLYNGLTAEATLPNAVSMPQPKLVLKSVDEETGEKHMKEMNTLELMASEFTNVDIYKKLDGLEGKLLANDIGELFTHVRKLQEAQRSQLQKLDMLLENIQRLTRTDSDGNPEYSFEKFYQFDSKLEKMLKEQQQLKEATKQQALMQAGPHVDDIVQKLLIWMIPLGLIMLVMAYYTFQIRQDIVKAKLL, from the coding sequence ATGCCCATGACGCAGGCTTTTTCGCCAGCAGCGCTGACCGTTCCCTATCACCAACTGCTGGCCGTGAACTCGAACGGCATGAAGCTGAGCAAGATAGCGAAGTTAGCTGTGTGTTTTGCAGCGACCGGTGCGGCAGCACACGCAGTGAGCGGTGATGATGGCGCGAGTGCGCATAATAAGGAGTTTTCGATGCCTGAACTAGTGCGGCAGACGAAGCTGCCACCACATTGGCTGCTGACGGGGGATGCAGCTTTTGAGGAGGGGCGTATTGTGCTGACGCCTCGCGAAAAGAGCAAGGGTGGGGTGTGGCACAAGAAGAGCTACGAGGTGGCGGGGGACTTTACGGTGGAGTGGACACTGCGGGCCCGGGGACATAACGATAAAAGCGCTGGCGGGCTTGCTTTCTGGCTGTTGACGGAGAATACTGGAAAGGACACAGGTCTGTACTACGGCCCGTCGCGCTTTGACGGTCTGCAGGTGCTGGTGGACTCCAACGGGCCGCTGCGTGAGGCCCTAACCGCACGTCTGAGCGATGGGAGCAAGCCCCTGACCCGGGAAGACGTACACGAGAGCACGTTTGGGTCGTGTATTGTGCCATATCAGGATTCGGATGTGCCCACCACCGTGAGACTCAGCTACGATTCTGCGCGCACTCTGTTGAAGGTGCAGATTGACCACAACGTGTGTCTGCAGACACGGCAGGTCCAACTTCCCCAGGGGAATTATCAAATCGGTATTACCGCTGATAACAGTGTGACCCCCGAGGTATTCGAACTGCTCAAGTTTGATCTGTACAATGGGTTGACTGCAGAGGCGACTCTACCGAACGCCGTATCGATGCCGCAGCCGAAGCTCGTGCTCAAATCTGTGGATGAGGAAACGGGCGAGAAGCACATGAAGGAGATGAACACACTCGAACTTATGGCGTCGGAATTCACCAATGTGGATATTTACAAGAAACTAGACGGATTGGAAGGTAAGTTGCTTGCGAACGATATTGGCGAGCTCTTCACGCACGTTAGGAAGCTCCAGGAAGCACAGCGCTCGCAATTGCAGAAGCTTGATATGCTGCTTGAGAATATCCAACGGTTGACGCGCACAGATTCTGATGGCAATCCTGAATATAGCTTCGAGAAGTTTTACCAATTTGACAGCAAGCTGGAGAAAATGCTGAAGGAGCAACAGCAGCTTAAGGAAGCAACGAAACAGCAAGCCTTAATGCAGGCAGGGCCGCACGTTGACGACATTGTACAGAAATTACTAATTTGGATGATACCTCTGGGCCTGATCATGCTGGTCATGGCCTACTATACGTTCCAGATTCGTCAGGACATCGTCAAGGCGAAACTGCTTTAA
- the SWP82 gene encoding Swp82p (Syntenic homolog of Saccharomyces cerevisiae YFL049W (SWP82)), whose product MSDLKPEKPQVVIHKVSGKTIEEHNLYVLKQCTQICHDKELAGGNELTRPPVRQPILPPHVIKTRMDDDKDAYFLGKRDPGGDTKVDRHGRLLGGRNYLVDTFQLPQKTHNFYVLVDELIEILHFEGSGSDFLHLHNQLYPLELKDNERALLADAGLIKGELRSPYYVTALSSYIIFGAAIVASGCRIIDDYWEQPLKEQGFTMHHRVFSLNGTQLSLLRLLKPPRPESHQQGEKLDTNWLQKWEDPYPTIQEQPNAEARREYAREHARGEHITMIVPGQSISGSIELSLNYKLPKYHYKNSFANALQNNIQDVPIGQHRTVETTPNAPVGRPSKRTDEQKDHLSERDHSLNINGWKFEAIPLAPSRFNPGRTAKGLPYYEKEKLLQRLRKLTPNQVRELEYLHDSVHLNTGLGKIRQNRRRKWSKYWQHKAGAPVGLTSDQVTEFREKYLPALLNQVDTEIIYDEERNLDIIHSTHRRPNANFFGHSNISGFKPPYKEDPKYR is encoded by the coding sequence ATGAGTGACTTGAAACCTGAAAAGCCGCAAGTGGTAATTCACAAAGTCAGCGGAAAGACAATTGAGGAGCACAACCTGTATGTGCTGAAGCAATGCACACAAATATGTCACGACAAAGAACTCGCTGGAGGCAACGAACTGACCAGACCTCCTGTCCGACAGCCAATTCTACCGCCACACGTTATAAAAACGCGGATGGATGATGACAAAGATGCGTATTTTCTTGGCAAGCGGGATCCGGGTGGAGACACGAAAGTAGACAGACACGGACGGCTGTTGGGTGGAAGGAACTACCTCGTGGATACATTCCAGCTGCCCCAAAAGACACATAATTTCTATGTGCTTGTCGACGAGCTGATAGAGATTTTGCATTTCGAGGGGAGCGGCTCTGACTTTTTGCACCTGCATAATCAGCTGTACCCGCTGGAGCTCAAAGACAACGAGCGGGCCTTGCTTGCAGACGCTGGGTTGATCAAAGGCGAGCTGCGCTCCCCATACTACGTTACTGCACTCTCTTCATACATCATTTTTGGTGCTGCTATTGTGGCGAGCGGCTGTAGGATAATAGATGACTACTGGGAGCAGCCCTTAAAGGAGCAGGGATTCACCATGCACCACCGTGTATTCTCTCTGAACGGCACGCAACTTTCATTGCTACGCCTGCTGAAACCCCCGCGTCCAGAATCGCATCAGCAGGGTGAGAAGCTGGATACCAACTGGCTACAGAAGTGGGAGGATCCATACCCAACGATCCAGGAACAACCAAATGCTGAAGCACGGCGGGAATACGCTAGAGAACACGCCAGAGGTGAGCACATAACGATGATTGTTCCAGGTCAAAGTATTAGCGGCAGTATAGAACTGAGCCTAAATTATAAACTTCCTAAGTACCACTACAAAAACTCATTTGCTAATGCGTTGCAGAACAACATCCAGGATGTCCCCATAGGACAGCACCGCACCGTGGAGACAACGCCGAACGCCCCGGTAGGCCGGCCCTCCAAACGTACAGACGAACAGAAGGACCATCTTTCGGAACGTGACCACTCTTTGAATATCAACGGCTGGAAATTTGAAGCGATCCCACTGGCTCCCTCCAGGTTCAATCCAGGGCGTACCGCTAAGGGACTACCTTACTACGAGAAAGAAAAGCTACTCCAACGATTGCGCAAGCTTACGCCGAATCAAGTTAGGGAGCTGGAATACCTCCACGATTCAGTGCACCTGAATACCGGGCTCGGCAAAATACGACAGAATAGACGGCGGAAGTGGAGTAAATATTGGCAACACAAAGCTGGGGCTCCTGTGGGTCTTACTTCAGACCAGGTCACGGAGTTTAGGGAGAAGTACTTGCCTGCATTGCTAAACCAGGTTGATACCGAGATAATATATGATGAGGAACGCAACCTGGACATCATCCACAGCACACACAGAAGGCCGAATGCGAACTTCTTTGGCCATTCCAATATTAGCGGGTTCAAGCCCCCATATAAGGAAGACCCAAAATATAGGTAA